The Streptomyces sp. R28 region CGGGATCTCAAGCCCTCCAACATCCTCCTCTCCCCCAAGGGCCCGCGGATCATCGACTTCGGTATCGCCTGGGCGACAGGGGCCTCGACCCTCACGCACGTCGGTACGGCCGTCGGCTCCCCCGGCTTCCTCGCCCCGGAACAGGTGCGCGGCGCCGCCGTCACCCCGGCCACCGACGTCTTCTCCCTCGGCGCCACCCTCGCCTACGCGTCGATGGGGGACTCACCCTTCGGGCACGGCAGTTCCGAGGTGATGCTGTACCGCGTCGTACACGAGGAAGCACAGCTGTACGGCGTACCGGACGCACTGGCTCCGCTGGTACGGGCGTGTCTGGCGAAGGACCCGGAGGAGCGGCCCAGCACGCTCCAGCTGTCGCTGCGGCTCAAGGAGATCGCGGCCCGGGAGGCCCAGGGGCTCTCGGACGTACGCCCGCCGGCGCCGCGCAGCGCGGAGGCGGACCGGCCGACCGGGCGGCTCGCCGAGACCTATGCGGAGCCGCAGCGCGCCCAGCGACGTCCCCAGGGCTCTGCCCCGGCGCGCGGCACCGGCGCCTCGCGGGTGCCCGGACCCGCGCGCGACGGGGCTCCGTCGAGGAGCAGCGGCGCCGCGCACGGCGGTACCGCGTCGTCCAGGTCCGGGGCCCGTCCGGTGCCGGGGGCACGGAGCGCCCCGCGTTCGGGCAACGGCAGCCGGCCCTCGCCACGCGGCGGCTCCGGCCGTCCGGCGCCGCGGAACACGGGGACGGGGCGGCGGCCCGCCAACCCGCAACTGCTGCGGCAGCGGCTGTTCGTGTTCGTCGTGGTGACGCTGCTCGTGGCGCTCGGCATCGCGGCGGCTCAGGGCTGCCAGGGTCCGCAGCGCGGGCTCGGCGGCGACGGGGACGACGTCGTACGGCAGCCGCAGGAGCAGGTGGAACAGGGCTACGAGCCGCTGGACGGGGACTTGACGTCCGATCGCTACGAGTCGACCTTCGACATCTCCGAGTAGGAGACGTCCCCGAACGGGCACCACAGGGCGCGACAGGCACACGTCACAGGTCGGGCAGGATCCGTTCGAAGAACTCCCGGTCGCCGTCGAAGACCGGGTCCAGGGACAGGAACTCCTCCGGCGTGACCCAGCGGGCCTCGCCGACCTCGCGCGGGACGGGGACCACGTCGCCGGTGTCGGCCCGGGCCGTCCACCAGTGGAGGCGGAAGGAACCGTCGTCCGTCTCCGACTCCCAGACCTTCGCCAGGGGTACGACGGTCAGGCCGACCTCCTCGCGGACCTCCCGCACGACGGCCTCTGGCTGGGTCTCCCCCGGCTCGACCTTGCCGCTGAGGGGCTGCCAGTAGCCGGGGCGCTGCACGGCGGGGCCGCGGCGGATGGCGAGCACGCGGTCGGCTCGGAGCAGGACCGCGACGATCGCCTCGCGCTGCGCCATCGCCGTACGGCCTAGGCCTGAGGGCGGCCCGTGGCCACCGCGTAGAAGGCGACCGCCGCCGCCGCGCCGACGTTGAGGGAGTCGACGCCGTGGGACATCGGGATGCGGACCCATTCGTCGGCGGCCACCAGGGCCTGGGTGGACA contains the following coding sequences:
- a CDS encoding protein kinase, whose translation is MNMAMMRLRREDPRVVGSFRLHRRLGAGGMGVVYLGSDKKGQRVALKVIRPDLAEDQEFRSRFAREVSAARRIRGGCTARLVAADLEAERPWFATQYVPGPSLHDKVADEGPLGAAEVAAVGAALSEGLVAVHEAGVVHRDLKPSNILLSPKGPRIIDFGIAWATGASTLTHVGTAVGSPGFLAPEQVRGAAVTPATDVFSLGATLAYASMGDSPFGHGSSEVMLYRVVHEEAQLYGVPDALAPLVRACLAKDPEERPSTLQLSLRLKEIAAREAQGLSDVRPPAPRSAEADRPTGRLAETYAEPQRAQRRPQGSAPARGTGASRVPGPARDGAPSRSSGAAHGGTASSRSGARPVPGARSAPRSGNGSRPSPRGGSGRPAPRNTGTGRRPANPQLLRQRLFVFVVVTLLVALGIAAAQGCQGPQRGLGGDGDDVVRQPQEQVEQGYEPLDGDLTSDRYESTFDISE
- a CDS encoding NUDIX domain-containing protein, which produces MAQREAIVAVLLRADRVLAIRRGPAVQRPGYWQPLSGKVEPGETQPEAVVREVREEVGLTVVPLAKVWESETDDGSFRLHWWTARADTGDVVPVPREVGEARWVTPEEFLSLDPVFDGDREFFERILPDL